Proteins from a single region of Aythya fuligula isolate bAytFul2 chromosome 3, bAytFul2.pri, whole genome shotgun sequence:
- the CITED2 gene encoding cbp/p300-interacting transactivator 2 yields the protein MAEHMMAMNHGRFPDGSGGLHHHPAHRLGMGQFPTPHHHQQQQHQQQQQQQQQPHAFSALMGDHIHYGAGNMNASGGVRHAMGPGGVAGGHPAGSMPPPARFSGSQFLAPPVGSPGGQLSASMQLQKLNNQYFSHHPYPHSHYMPDLHPGSHQLNGSSQHFRDCNPKHGGSGSGLPPAVPHVPAAMLPPNVIDTDFIDEEVLMSLVIEMGLDRIKELPELWLGQNEFDFMTDFVCKQQPSRVSC from the coding sequence ATGGCAGAGCACATGATGGCCATGAACCACGGGCGATTCCCCGACGGCTCCGGCGGgctccaccaccaccctgcGCACCGGCTGGGCATGGggcagtttcccaccccccatcaccaccagcagcagcagcaccagcagcagcagcagcaacagcagcagccgcACGCCTTCAGCGCCCTGATGGGCGACCATATACATTACGGAGCGGGGAATATGAACGCGAGCGGCGGGGTCCGGCACGCCATGGGGCCGGGCGGCGTGGCCGGGGGGCACCCTGCCGGCAGCatgccgccccccgcccgcttCAGCGGCTCCCAGTTCCTGGCCCCCCCCGTGGGCAGCCCGGGAGGGCAGCTGAGCGCCAGCATGCAGCTCCAGAAGCTGAACAACCAGTACTTCAGCCACCACCCGTACCCCCACAGCCACTACATGCCGGACTTGCACCCCGGCAGCCACCAGCTGAACGGCAGCAGCCAGCATTTCAGGGACTGCAACCCCAAGCacggcggcagcggcagcggctTGCCGCCCGCCGTCCCCCACGTCCCCGCGGCGATGCTGCCGCCCAATGTCATAGACACTGACTTCATCGACGAGGAGGTCCTCATGTCCTTAGTCATCGAGATGGGGCTGGATCGCATCAAGGAGCTCCCCGAGCTGTGGTTGGGACAGAACGAGTTTGACTTCATGACAGACTTCGTTTGCAaacagcagcccagcagggtgAGCTGCtga